Proteins encoded within one genomic window of Ottowia sp. SB7-C50:
- a CDS encoding DUF3426 domain-containing protein, with translation MSLVTRCPACLTMFRVVPDQLRISGGWVRCGHCNEVFDGAGHMLSGEESAAVLGASPPPPPPPLARLQDDRATTAPWRDEVPVASGAASVAASSGAPSIAHEPDDISKSSFAATVAPPPVHAHAGSDDQTPEAGPATTTPPSVESVSKSHVEPSAAHDTPGAVATPIAQDDVSRASEADLGEGPLAPPPTHTAAEHPWSAHDLPAPASAVAEEDTSQAVAVPTEPEASAHPFASVVTAAALEQPAPTAPSFVAAAQRRAFWSSWPVRAALWLLLIGLLLGLAAQAALSQRDWLAAREPRLTPLLQALCQPMGCEVSPYRMLDAIVIDSSAFNRASGDEFRFTVVLRNTSDMPIATPALELVLTDAQDRQLVRRVVTAAELGAPVTLAARDEFSGARTLTVADSSVSPLITGYRLMAFYP, from the coding sequence ATGAGCCTTGTCACGCGCTGCCCCGCATGCCTGACCATGTTCAGGGTCGTGCCGGATCAGCTGCGCATTTCGGGCGGCTGGGTGCGCTGCGGACACTGCAACGAGGTATTTGACGGCGCCGGACACATGCTGTCGGGCGAGGAGAGCGCGGCGGTGCTGGGGGCATCGCCACCGCCACCGCCACCGCCACTGGCGCGGCTCCAGGATGATCGGGCGACAACGGCGCCGTGGCGCGATGAGGTTCCCGTGGCTTCGGGAGCGGCGTCCGTGGCAGCTTCCTCCGGCGCGCCGTCGATTGCTCACGAACCGGACGACATCTCTAAGTCGAGCTTCGCCGCCACCGTTGCGCCGCCCCCCGTGCATGCGCACGCAGGCTCCGACGACCAAACTCCCGAGGCCGGCCCGGCCACCACAACGCCACCGTCCGTCGAATCGGTGTCGAAGTCGCACGTCGAGCCGAGTGCAGCGCACGACACCCCGGGCGCTGTGGCCACGCCCATCGCGCAGGACGATGTTTCGCGCGCCAGTGAGGCGGACCTTGGCGAAGGGCCGCTCGCGCCACCGCCGACCCACACCGCTGCGGAGCACCCATGGTCAGCGCATGATCTTCCGGCGCCGGCATCCGCGGTCGCTGAAGAAGACACAAGCCAAGCAGTTGCGGTGCCGACGGAGCCGGAGGCGTCCGCCCACCCGTTCGCATCGGTCGTGACAGCGGCGGCCCTTGAGCAGCCCGCGCCCACCGCGCCGTCGTTCGTCGCGGCCGCCCAGCGGCGCGCATTCTGGTCGTCGTGGCCCGTGCGGGCCGCCCTGTGGCTGTTGCTGATCGGGCTGTTGCTGGGGCTGGCGGCGCAGGCAGCCTTGAGCCAGCGCGATTGGCTGGCAGCGCGCGAGCCGCGGCTGACCCCGCTGCTTCAGGCCTTGTGCCAACCCATGGGTTGCGAGGTGTCACCGTACCGCATGCTGGACGCCATCGTCATCGACAGCTCGGCGTTCAACCGCGCGAGCGGCGACGAATTCCGGTTCACGGTCGTGCTGCGCAACACGTCCGACATGCCCATCGCCACGCCCGCGCTGGAGCTGGTGCTGACCGACGCGCAAGACCGCCAACTGGTGCGGCGCGTGGTCACCGCGGCCGAACTGGGCGCGCCGGTGACGCTGGCGGCGCGCGACGAGTTCAGCGGCGCGCGCACGCTCACCGTGGCGGATTCCAGCGTTTCACCGCTCATCACAGGCTATCGCCTGATGGCGTTCTATCCCTGA
- a CDS encoding ribonucleotide-diphosphate reductase subunit beta, translating into MLTWDDDATPHVLQPRLQPVSDPAAAVRELASFQPAATVMPATASPAAAAPGNNAANASHRRVNAADKRIINGHTDVNQLVPFKYKWAWEKYLATCANHWMPQEVNMNRDIALWKSPTGLTEDERRIVKRNLGFFVTADSLAANNIVLGTYRHITAPECRQFLLRQAFEEAIHTHAYQYIVESLGLDEAEIFNAYHEVQSIRDKDEFLIPFIDAIMDPNFHTGTPEADQLLLKSLIVFACLMEGLFFYVGFTQILALGRQNKMTGAAEQYQYILRDESMHCNFGIDLINQIKLENPHLWTPAFKAEIKALFERAVELEYRYAEDTMPRGVLGMNASMFKGYLRYIANRRATQIGLEALFPNEENPFPWMSEMIDLKKERNFFETRVIEYQTGGALSWD; encoded by the coding sequence ATGTTGACTTGGGACGACGACGCCACCCCTCACGTGCTGCAGCCACGACTGCAGCCGGTGTCCGATCCGGCCGCCGCTGTGCGCGAGCTGGCTTCCTTCCAGCCGGCAGCCACCGTGATGCCCGCCACGGCATCGCCGGCCGCAGCAGCGCCGGGCAACAACGCCGCCAACGCCAGCCATCGCCGCGTCAACGCGGCAGACAAGCGCATCATCAACGGCCACACCGACGTCAACCAGCTGGTGCCGTTCAAGTACAAGTGGGCCTGGGAAAAATACCTGGCCACCTGCGCCAACCACTGGATGCCGCAGGAAGTGAACATGAACCGCGACATCGCGCTGTGGAAGTCGCCCACCGGCCTGACCGAGGACGAGCGCCGCATCGTCAAGCGCAACCTGGGCTTCTTCGTCACCGCCGATTCGCTGGCGGCCAACAACATCGTGCTGGGCACCTACCGGCACATCACGGCGCCCGAGTGCCGCCAGTTCCTGCTGCGCCAGGCGTTTGAAGAAGCCATCCACACCCACGCCTACCAGTACATCGTCGAATCGCTGGGGCTGGACGAGGCCGAGATCTTCAACGCCTACCACGAGGTGCAATCGATCCGCGACAAGGACGAGTTCCTGATCCCGTTCATCGACGCGATCATGGACCCGAACTTCCACACCGGCACGCCCGAAGCCGACCAGCTGCTGCTTAAGAGCCTGATCGTCTTCGCCTGCCTGATGGAGGGCCTGTTCTTCTACGTTGGCTTCACGCAGATCCTGGCGCTGGGTCGGCAGAACAAGATGACCGGCGCGGCCGAGCAGTACCAGTACATCCTGCGCGACGAGTCGATGCACTGCAACTTCGGCATCGACCTCATCAACCAGATCAAGCTCGAGAACCCCCACCTGTGGACGCCGGCGTTCAAAGCCGAGATCAAGGCGCTGTTCGAAAGAGCCGTCGAGCTGGAATACCGCTACGCCGAAGACACCATGCCGCGCGGCGTGCTCGGCATGAACGCGTCCATGTTCAAGGGCTACCTGCGCTACATCGCCAACCGGCGCGCGACGCAGATCGGGCTGGAGGCGCTTTTCCCCAACGAGGAAAACCCCTTCCCCTGGATGAGCGAAATGATCGACCTGAAGAAGGAGCGCAACTTCTTCGAAACCCGCGTCATCGAGTACCAGACCGGTGGCGCCCTGTCCTGGGACTGA
- a CDS encoding TlpA disulfide reductase family protein has translation MTDPKTTLPAPPNRAWSRRGALAAVAAAAAGAGALLGWQRYRLTEAGDLADFWARSFHTPEGGSLALASLRGRPLLINFWATWCPPCVEEMPLLSGFYADNKANGWQLLGLAVDKPEPVVRFLAKSPVTFPIGLAGLEGVDLARELGNSAGGLPFSVLFDGTGRLRERKLGQLHASDLARWRQAMTA, from the coding sequence ATGACCGACCCGAAGACGACCTTGCCGGCGCCGCCGAACCGCGCCTGGTCGCGCCGCGGCGCGCTGGCCGCCGTCGCGGCTGCGGCCGCAGGTGCGGGCGCGCTGCTGGGCTGGCAACGCTATCGACTGACCGAAGCGGGTGATCTGGCCGATTTCTGGGCGCGCAGCTTCCACACGCCGGAAGGCGGCTCGCTGGCGCTGGCGTCGCTAAGAGGCCGGCCGCTGCTGATCAACTTCTGGGCCACCTGGTGCCCGCCTTGTGTGGAAGAAATGCCGTTATTGAGCGGCTTTTATGCCGATAACAAGGCCAACGGCTGGCAACTGCTGGGACTGGCGGTAGACAAGCCCGAGCCGGTGGTGCGTTTCCTTGCCAAGTCTCCGGTGACCTTTCCGATTGGGCTGGCGGGCCTGGAAGGGGTCGACTTGGCGCGCGAACTGGGCAATTCGGCCGGTGGATTGCCCTTCAGCGTGCTGTTTGACGGCACCGGCCGGCTGCGCGAGCGCAAGCTGGGCCAGCTTCACGCCAGCGACCTGGCACGCTGGCGGCAAGCCATGACCGCCTAG
- a CDS encoding histone H1-like repetitive region-containing protein: protein MATAKKAPAKKAAAKKAPAKKAAAKKAPAAKKAVAKKAPAAAKKAVAKKAPAAKKAVAKKAPAAKKVAAKKAVAKKAPAAKKAVAKKAPVAKKAVAKKAPAAKKAVAKKAPAAKKAPAAKKAVAKKAPAAKKAPAAKKAPAKKAATKKPAAPKKPAAQTTLNPQAAWPFPTASKP from the coding sequence ATGGCAACTGCAAAGAAAGCCCCGGCCAAGAAGGCCGCTGCGAAGAAAGCGCCGGCGAAGAAAGCGGCCGCAAAGAAGGCCCCGGCCGCCAAGAAAGCCGTCGCCAAGAAGGCCCCCGCTGCTGCTAAAAAAGCGGTAGCCAAGAAGGCACCGGCGGCCAAGAAGGCCGTAGCGAAGAAGGCACCCGCCGCCAAGAAAGTGGCCGCCAAGAAAGCCGTAGCGAAGAAGGCCCCGGCAGCGAAAAAAGCCGTCGCCAAGAAGGCCCCCGTCGCCAAAAAGGCCGTAGCCAAGAAGGCACCGGCCGCCAAGAAAGCGGTCGCCAAGAAGGCACCGGCCGCCAAGAAAGCGCCCGCAGCCAAAAAGGCCGTAGCCAAGAAAGCCCCGGCCGCCAAGAAAGCCCCGGCGGCCAAAAAGGCCCCTGCCAAGAAGGCGGCGACCAAGAAGCCCGCTGCCCCCAAGAAGCCGGCAGCGCAAACCACGCTGAACCCTCAGGCAGCGTGGCCGTTCCCGACGGCTTCCAAGCCCTGA
- the prmA gene encoding 50S ribosomal protein L11 methyltransferase, translated as MFELCLICPEERVEPLTDALEALEALCVSVEDADADTDAERALFGEPGMPAPAQRWSRSQVVALFGSEAEAREAARLLSLQDFFAGCEVARIAGVPEQDWVRLTQSQFEPVPVTPAFWIVPTWHDVPAQASHVIRLDPGLAFGTGTHPTTRMCLRWIAAHPPTVQRVLDYGCGSGILAIGAALHGAASVDAVDIDPAAVQSTHDNAVANGVSLMAGLPDRAQGVYDTVLANILATPLKVLAPLLASHVAPGGALVLAGVLERQTAALQQAYAPWLALESADAEDGWVLLVARRPG; from the coding sequence ATGTTCGAGCTGTGCCTGATTTGCCCCGAAGAGCGCGTCGAGCCCTTGACCGACGCGCTGGAGGCGCTGGAGGCGCTGTGCGTGTCGGTCGAGGACGCCGATGCAGACACCGACGCCGAGCGCGCGCTGTTCGGTGAACCGGGCATGCCGGCACCGGCGCAGCGCTGGTCGCGCTCGCAGGTCGTGGCGCTGTTTGGGTCCGAGGCGGAAGCGCGCGAGGCGGCGCGCCTGCTGTCCCTGCAAGACTTCTTCGCCGGCTGCGAGGTGGCGCGAATCGCCGGCGTGCCCGAGCAGGACTGGGTGCGGCTGACGCAGTCGCAGTTCGAGCCCGTGCCGGTGACGCCTGCGTTCTGGATCGTCCCCACCTGGCACGACGTGCCGGCCCAGGCCTCGCATGTGATCCGGCTCGACCCTGGCCTGGCCTTCGGCACGGGCACGCACCCCACCACGCGCATGTGCCTGCGCTGGATCGCCGCGCATCCGCCCACGGTGCAGCGCGTGCTTGACTATGGCTGCGGCTCGGGCATCCTGGCCATTGGCGCCGCGCTGCACGGCGCGGCCAGCGTCGACGCGGTGGATATCGACCCCGCCGCCGTGCAATCGACCCACGACAACGCGGTGGCCAATGGCGTCAGCCTGATGGCCGGCCTGCCCGACCGCGCGCAGGGCGTGTACGACACGGTGCTGGCCAACATCCTGGCCACCCCGCTGAAGGTGCTAGCGCCCCTGCTGGCGAGCCATGTCGCGCCCGGCGGCGCCCTGGTGCTGGCCGGCGTGCTGGAGCGCCAGACGGCCGCGCTGCAGCAAGCCTACGCGCCGTGGCTGGCCCTGGAATCAGCCGACGCCGAGGACGGCTGGGTGCTGCTGGTGGCGCGCCGTCCGGGCTGA
- a CDS encoding carbohydrate kinase family protein, giving the protein MATLICGSLAFDTIMTFEGRFAEQILPDQLHILNVSFLVPGLRRDFGGCAGNIAYAMRQLGGVPLPVATLGNDGADYLERLRALGIGTDFVRQIEGTYTAQAMIMTDRDNNQITAFHPGAMMQAHLTRIEARPDVKLGIISPDGRDAMLQHAEQFHAAGIPFVFDPGQGLPMFGGAELSHFVDLATWVTVNDYEGRMLCDRMGVELHDLSRRVKGLVVTLGGDGCDIWEAGVKTHVPAVQPAAVVDPTGCGDAWRGALLHGLEQGWPLARCAMLGNQLGALKIASRGPQNYQVDATVLAQA; this is encoded by the coding sequence ATGGCGACACTGATCTGCGGCTCGCTCGCGTTCGACACCATCATGACTTTCGAGGGGCGCTTTGCCGAGCAGATCCTGCCCGACCAGCTGCATATCCTGAACGTCTCGTTCCTGGTGCCGGGCCTGCGGCGCGACTTTGGCGGCTGTGCCGGCAACATTGCCTACGCCATGCGCCAGTTGGGCGGCGTGCCGCTGCCGGTGGCGACCCTGGGCAACGACGGCGCGGACTACCTTGAGCGGCTGCGCGCGCTGGGCATCGGTACCGATTTCGTGCGCCAGATCGAGGGCACGTACACCGCGCAGGCCATGATCATGACCGATCGCGACAACAACCAGATCACGGCTTTTCACCCCGGCGCCATGATGCAGGCGCATCTCACCCGCATCGAGGCCCGGCCCGACGTGAAGCTGGGCATCATCTCGCCCGACGGGCGCGACGCCATGCTGCAGCACGCCGAGCAGTTTCATGCCGCCGGCATTCCCTTCGTGTTCGACCCGGGCCAGGGCCTGCCGATGTTCGGAGGCGCCGAACTGTCGCACTTCGTCGACCTGGCGACCTGGGTCACGGTGAACGACTACGAAGGCCGCATGCTCTGCGACCGCATGGGCGTTGAACTTCATGATCTGTCGCGGCGCGTGAAAGGCCTGGTAGTGACGCTGGGCGGCGATGGTTGCGACATCTGGGAGGCGGGCGTCAAAACCCATGTGCCCGCGGTACAGCCGGCCGCCGTGGTCGACCCCACCGGCTGTGGCGACGCCTGGCGCGGCGCGCTGCTGCATGGGCTGGAGCAAGGCTGGCCGCTGGCGCGTTGCGCCATGCTCGGCAACCAGCTCGGCGCACTCAAGATCGCCAGCCGCGGTCCGCAGAATTACCAGGTGGACGCGACGGTGCTGGCGCAGGCTTGA
- a CDS encoding long-chain fatty acid--CoA ligase encodes MKTTMMDTPLSLNHLLERAGKIFWNNTIVSRLPDKSLRSHTYGEFYRRTRALGSALQQLGLKKGDRVATLCWNHHAHLECYFGIPAAGGVMHTLNLRLSPDEIGWIAGDAEDRFLVIDDVLLPLYQQFAHLHAFEKIIVFPFSGAPVPPGFADYEALLASADPDAFQYLPHDENDPVSMCYTSGTTGKPKGVVYSHRSTVLHSLVAALPDYTDVGSTDVVLPVTPMFHANSWGMPYIAVMLGAKLVFPGPHLHPDDLLDLMTQEPPTLALGVPTIWLSLIQTYDQSLKPGSPHAGRWKLPKGMKSLVGGAAVPESLIRAFDAHGIWIQQGWGMTETSPVATISYPRAELAGASQDEKYRRAAQAGSPVPLVELRARGDDGRDQPWDGTSVGEIQVRGPFITGSYHGVGSPEDKFTADGWLRTGDVASVDEIGFVKISDRTKDLIKSGGEWISSVDLENALMAHPAVAEAAVIAIPDEKWSERPLACVAFKPGEQAATEDLNALLLTKGFAKWQLPERYEIIDAVPRTSTGKFWKLKLRERFAK; translated from the coding sequence ATGAAGACGACGATGATGGACACGCCGCTGTCGCTCAACCATTTGCTGGAGCGTGCGGGCAAGATTTTCTGGAACAACACCATCGTGTCGCGCCTGCCGGACAAGTCCTTGCGCAGCCACACCTATGGCGAGTTCTACCGCCGCACGCGCGCCCTGGGCAGCGCGCTGCAGCAGCTGGGGCTGAAAAAGGGCGACCGGGTCGCCACCCTGTGCTGGAACCACCATGCCCACCTGGAATGCTATTTCGGCATCCCCGCTGCAGGCGGCGTGATGCACACGCTGAACCTGCGGCTGTCGCCCGACGAAATCGGCTGGATCGCGGGCGACGCTGAAGACCGCTTTCTCGTCATCGACGACGTGCTGCTGCCGCTGTACCAGCAGTTCGCCCACCTTCACGCGTTCGAGAAAATCATCGTCTTCCCCTTCAGCGGCGCACCCGTGCCGCCCGGATTTGCCGACTACGAGGCCTTGCTGGCGTCCGCCGATCCCGACGCCTTCCAGTACCTGCCGCACGACGAGAACGACCCGGTGAGCATGTGCTACACCAGCGGCACCACCGGCAAGCCCAAGGGCGTGGTCTATTCGCACCGCTCCACCGTGCTGCATTCGCTGGTCGCCGCGCTGCCCGACTACACCGACGTGGGGAGCACCGACGTGGTGTTGCCCGTCACCCCCATGTTCCACGCCAACAGCTGGGGCATGCCCTACATCGCGGTCATGCTGGGCGCCAAGCTGGTCTTCCCCGGCCCGCACCTGCACCCCGACGACCTGCTCGACCTGATGACGCAGGAGCCGCCCACGCTGGCGCTGGGCGTGCCTACCATCTGGCTGTCGCTGATCCAGACCTATGACCAGTCGCTCAAACCCGGTTCGCCCCACGCCGGGCGCTGGAAGTTGCCCAAGGGCATGAAGTCGCTGGTCGGCGGCGCGGCCGTGCCCGAGAGCCTGATCCGCGCCTTCGACGCGCACGGCATCTGGATCCAGCAAGGCTGGGGCATGACGGAAACCAGCCCCGTCGCCACCATCAGCTACCCGCGCGCCGAACTCGCCGGCGCCAGCCAGGATGAGAAATACCGCCGCGCCGCCCAGGCCGGTTCACCCGTGCCGCTGGTCGAGTTGCGTGCGCGCGGCGACGACGGGCGCGACCAGCCGTGGGACGGCACCAGCGTGGGCGAAATCCAGGTGCGCGGCCCCTTCATCACCGGCAGCTACCACGGCGTGGGTTCGCCCGAAGACAAGTTCACCGCCGACGGCTGGCTGCGCACCGGCGACGTGGCCAGCGTGGACGAGATCGGCTTCGTCAAGATCAGCGACCGCACCAAGGACTTGATCAAGTCCGGCGGCGAATGGATCAGCTCCGTCGACCTGGAAAACGCCCTCATGGCGCACCCGGCGGTGGCCGAGGCGGCCGTCATCGCCATTCCCGACGAAAAGTGGAGCGAGCGCCCGCTCGCCTGCGTCGCCTTCAAACCCGGCGAACAAGCCGCGACCGAGGACTTGAACGCCCTGTTGCTCACCAAGGGTTTCGCCAAATGGCAGTTGCCCGAGCGCTACGAAATCATCGACGCCGTGCCGCGCACGTCGACCGGCAAATTCTGGAAACTCAAGCTGCGCGAGCGGTTCGCCAAGTGA
- the accC gene encoding acetyl-CoA carboxylase biotin carboxylase subunit encodes MFKKILVANRGEIALRVQRACRELGIKAVMVYSEADRDAKYVRLADEAVCIGPAPSGQSYLNMPAIISAAEVTDAEAIHPGYGFLSENADFAERVEKSGFQFIGPTPESIRIMGDKVSAKQAMIKAGVPCVPGSDGELPDDPATIKRIAKAIGYPVIIKAAGGGGGRGMRVVHTEAALIGAVQMTKGEAAAAFNNPAVYMEKFLQNPRHIEIQILADKHRNAVYLGERDCSMQRRHQKVIEEGPAPGIPRRLIERIGERCVAACKKIGYRGAGTFEFLYENGEFYFIEMNTRVQVEHPVTEWITGVDIVRTQIMVAAGEKLPFTQRQIQIKGHAIECRINAEDPFKFTPSPGRVTAWHMPGGPGVRVDSHVYNNYFVPPNYDSMIGKLIVYGDTREQAIARMQTALAESVVEGISTNIPLHRELMVDAKFMEGGTNIHYLEKWLGDRQR; translated from the coding sequence ATGTTTAAAAAAATTCTGGTCGCTAATCGCGGCGAAATCGCCCTGCGCGTGCAGCGAGCCTGCCGCGAGCTGGGCATCAAGGCCGTCATGGTCTATTCAGAAGCCGACCGCGACGCCAAGTACGTGCGGCTGGCCGACGAAGCGGTCTGCATCGGGCCCGCGCCGTCGGGGCAGAGTTACCTGAACATGCCGGCCATCATTTCGGCGGCCGAGGTGACGGATGCCGAGGCCATCCACCCCGGCTACGGCTTCCTGAGCGAAAACGCCGACTTCGCCGAGCGGGTGGAAAAAAGCGGCTTCCAGTTCATCGGTCCCACGCCCGAGTCGATCCGCATCATGGGCGACAAGGTGTCGGCCAAACAGGCGATGATCAAGGCGGGCGTGCCCTGCGTGCCGGGCTCAGACGGCGAGTTGCCGGACGACCCGGCCACCATCAAGCGCATCGCCAAGGCGATCGGTTACCCGGTCATCATCAAGGCCGCGGGCGGCGGCGGCGGGCGTGGCATGCGCGTGGTGCACACCGAGGCGGCGTTGATCGGCGCGGTGCAGATGACCAAGGGCGAGGCGGCGGCGGCGTTCAACAACCCGGCCGTGTACATGGAGAAATTTCTCCAGAACCCGCGCCATATCGAAATCCAGATCCTGGCTGACAAGCACCGCAACGCCGTCTACCTGGGCGAGCGCGACTGCTCGATGCAGCGGCGCCACCAGAAGGTGATCGAGGAGGGCCCGGCGCCGGGCATTCCACGCCGGCTGATCGAGCGCATCGGCGAGCGCTGCGTGGCGGCGTGCAAGAAGATCGGCTACCGCGGCGCCGGCACGTTCGAATTCCTGTACGAGAACGGCGAGTTCTATTTCATCGAGATGAACACCCGCGTGCAGGTGGAACACCCGGTGACCGAGTGGATCACCGGCGTGGACATCGTGCGCACGCAGATCATGGTGGCGGCGGGCGAGAAGCTGCCGTTTACGCAGCGCCAGATCCAGATCAAGGGACACGCCATCGAGTGCCGCATCAACGCCGAAGACCCCTTCAAGTTCACGCCGTCGCCGGGTCGCGTCACCGCGTGGCACATGCCCGGCGGGCCGGGCGTGCGGGTCGATTCGCACGTCTACAACAACTACTTCGTGCCGCCCAACTACGACAGCATGATCGGCAAGCTGATCGTCTACGGTGACACGCGCGAGCAGGCCATCGCCCGCATGCAGACCGCGCTGGCCGAGTCGGTGGTGGAAGGCATCAGCACCAACATCCCGCTGCACCGCGAACTGATGGTGGACGCCAAGTTCATGGAAGGCGGCACCAACATCCATTACCTCGAGAAGTGGCTGGGCGACCGGCAGCGGTAA
- the accB gene encoding acetyl-CoA carboxylase biotin carboxyl carrier protein, with translation MDLRKLKTLIDLVSESNVSELEITEAEGRVRIVKGGPQAAPQVVAYAPVQQAVPAPVAASAAPVAADAPASAPASAGAAELPAGFLVKSPMVGTFYRSSSPGAKPFVEIGQQVKEGDTLCIIEAMKILNEIDAEKGGTVVKIMGENGQAVEYGQPLFVIE, from the coding sequence ATGGATTTGCGCAAACTCAAGACCCTGATCGACCTGGTATCGGAGTCGAACGTGTCGGAACTGGAGATCACCGAGGCCGAAGGCAGGGTTCGTATCGTGAAGGGCGGTCCGCAGGCGGCGCCTCAGGTGGTGGCGTACGCGCCGGTGCAGCAAGCCGTGCCGGCGCCGGTGGCGGCGTCTGCTGCGCCCGTCGCGGCCGACGCCCCCGCCAGTGCACCGGCCTCGGCTGGCGCGGCGGAATTGCCGGCGGGCTTCCTGGTCAAGTCGCCCATGGTGGGCACGTTCTACCGCTCTTCCAGCCCCGGCGCCAAGCCTTTCGTCGAAATCGGGCAGCAGGTGAAGGAGGGCGACACGCTCTGCATCATCGAGGCGATGAAGATCCTGAACGAGATCGACGCCGAAAAAGGCGGTACCGTCGTCAAGATCATGGGCGAAAACGGTCAGGCGGTGGAATATGGCCAGCCGCTGTTCGTGATTGAATGA